The region GGCGGGAGGGATCCCCGTCGTCCTGCACCACCAGCGGATGGAGGCGCTCGACCTGCCCCGCCGCTACCGCGCGATCTTCCTCGCCGGGCCGACCTTCACCCTGCTGAACGACGACGCTGCCGCGCTCGCCGCCCTGCGCGGCATCCGCGCCCACCTCGCCGACGGCGGCAGCGCCCTGATCCCGCTCTTCGTCCCGCCCCCAACCCCGGCCGACCAGCTCGGCCAGTCGCGCACCGTCACCACTGACGACGGCGCCGAACTGACGGTGCGCACGGTGTCGGTGGAACGCGACGAGAGTGCCCGCACCCAGACGACGCTGCTGCGCTACGAACGCCGGCGCGACGGCGAGAGCACCGCCGTGGACCGTCCCTGGCAGCTGCACTGGTACACCCGCACCGGCTTCACGGAGCTTGCCGCCACCGCGGGACTGACCCCGATCTCGATCACCGGCCCCGACGGAAGCGCCGCGCCACCCGACGCCACCAGCCTGCACTTCCACCTGCGGGCCTGCGGTTGATCCTGCCGGTCGGTCCGCATCTGGGAGACGGGAGTGGTCGCCCGTAGGGTGGGGGAGGGAACCGGCATGGCGAGTTGCTTCGTCAGCAGTACCGACCACTGGCTGGATGCGGTGACGCCGTACTGGCCGAACGAGGGGGCGGCATGTTCTTCTTACCGTTGGTCCGGGCTCTGCGGCTGCCGCGGATACGGCGCAGGGCCTTGCTCACGCTGGCCGTGCTGGCGCTGCTCCGGCTCGGGCAACACCTGCCGTTGCCCGGTGTGGATGTGCACGCGGTGCGGGAGCGCGACCTGTTCACGGGGCCGGTCAAGCTGCTCAGCGGCAACGCCCTGCCCAGCCTGTCGGTGCTCGGGCTCAGCGTCTTCCCGTACGTCGCCGCCTGGGCCCTGCTGGACCTCGCCGTCCTCACCGTGCCACGCCTGAACGCGCTGGCGGCGGAAGGCGCCGCCGGTGCGGCCAGACTCAGGCAGTACCGGCGGATCCTGACGGTGCCGGTGGCCGCGGTGCTCGCCTGGGCGGTGGTGGCCGCGGCGGCGCGGCTGCCGGTGGCCGAGGGGCACGACGTGCTGCACGACCGCGGGCTGCTGCTCCGGGTGGTGATGGTGGTCTGCCTGACCGCGGGGGCCGTGCTGTCGATGTACCTGGCGGAGCTGGTGACCAACCACGGCTTCGGCGAGGGCGTCAGCGTCCTGCTGGCCGGCCAGATCATGGCGGTGCTGCCCGGCGAGTTCGGGGCGGTGCTGGAGCACCGGGGCGTGCTCGCGTTCGCGTTGCTGCTGGCGCTGGTGCCGGTGACGGTGTTTGCCAAGACCCTGCTGGTGCATGCGCAACGCCGGGTGCCGGTGCAGTACGCCAAGCGCATGATCGGCCGTCGTCCCTTCGGGGGGACTCCCACCTACGTTCCGGTGAGGCTCGGTTCCGAGGCGAGGCCGGTCGTCTTCGCCGTCTCGCTGCTGTTCACTCTCGCACTCCTCAGCAGCCTCGTGCCGCACGGCGGTTGGCTGGCGACCCTGCGCACGCAGCTGCTGGACGAGGGCGGCAGCTGGTACCTCGTGTTCCTGGCGCTGCTCGTCATCTTCTCCGCCCTCTGCTACGCGGCGATCGCCTTCAATCCGCAGGAGGTCGCCGACCAACTCTGGCGCCACGGCGGGTTCGTGCCGGGCATCCGTGCGGGGCGACCGACCGCCGAGTACCTGCATTACGTCCATGCCCGGCTGGCCTGGGCGTGGTCGGTCGGCGTGTGCGTGCTCGCGTTGACCGTCGTCGGGATGTCCAGACTGCTGGGCGGGGAATCGGCCTTCCCCTACGGTGGGGAGGCCATCTTCGTGGTCACCAGCCTGGTTGGGGCCGTCCTGCTGGAGATTGAGACCGAGCGCACCCTCCACGCGTACGGAACGTAGCTCGCGGGCACGTGGAGGGTGCGTCGGCCGTCCGAGCGGCGGACGGTCAGCCGGCGGTCTCCCGCTGGTGCTGCTCCAGGCGCTCGGCGGCCCGGCGGCGCCCGTCGGCCAGTACGTCCACCGGACTTCCCGCGCCGGCGCCGGGCTCCTCGGACCAGCCGCGGATCCGCTCGGCGACCGTCTTCAGCCGCTCGTCCCCGGGCGGGACGGCGATGGAGAAAAGGCTCTCCACCGGGGTCGGGTCATCGCCTCCC is a window of Kitasatospora kifunensis DNA encoding:
- a CDS encoding preprotein translocase subunit SecY, whose translation is MFFLPLVRALRLPRIRRRALLTLAVLALLRLGQHLPLPGVDVHAVRERDLFTGPVKLLSGNALPSLSVLGLSVFPYVAAWALLDLAVLTVPRLNALAAEGAAGAARLRQYRRILTVPVAAVLAWAVVAAAARLPVAEGHDVLHDRGLLLRVVMVVCLTAGAVLSMYLAELVTNHGFGEGVSVLLAGQIMAVLPGEFGAVLEHRGVLAFALLLALVPVTVFAKTLLVHAQRRVPVQYAKRMIGRRPFGGTPTYVPVRLGSEARPVVFAVSLLFTLALLSSLVPHGGWLATLRTQLLDEGGSWYLVFLALLVIFSALCYAAIAFNPQEVADQLWRHGGFVPGIRAGRPTAEYLHYVHARLAWAWSVGVCVLALTVVGMSRLLGGESAFPYGGEAIFVVTSLVGAVLLEIETERTLHAYGT
- a CDS encoding class I SAM-dependent methyltransferase, which translates into the protein MTDPADFYTGIVAELYAPLKSYSQDPAPYASFVRQAGVPALELGCGDGDPLIELRRQGLDVEGVDSSADMLERCRRRAEAGGIPVVLHHQRMEALDLPRRYRAIFLAGPTFTLLNDDAAALAALRGIRAHLADGGSALIPLFVPPPTPADQLGQSRTVTTDDGAELTVRTVSVERDESARTQTTLLRYERRRDGESTAVDRPWQLHWYTRTGFTELAATAGLTPISITGPDGSAAPPDATSLHFHLRACG